The genome window CCCCGTAGAAACGCATGCCCGAGGCCGCACGCATGGACGGCATCCAGTTTTCCCGGATCTCGACGGTGGTGCTGTTCACCTCGCCCAGTTGGATGATCGCGAACACCCCCATGACGGCGGTCAGGGCCAGCACCACAAGAAATGAAGTGATCAGTTTGGTGGCGATTCTAAGATCGTAGAACCATTTCATTGGGAAGTACCTCTCCATGGAAGTGCTAAAGCGTCAGCGAGCGTTGGCTTGTTGTAATTGAGTCGGGGTGTAGCGGTTTTCTGTCTGGGCGATCTGGGTGAGCAATGCCGGTACGTCGAGAATCAACGCCACGGCACCGCTGCCCAGGATGGTCGAGCCACTGATGCCGCGAAGGGCGCCAAACAGCTTGCCCAGCGGTTTGATCACGGTCTGGAATTCACCCAGCAAGTCATCCACCACCAGCCCGGCCTTGAGTTCGGCGTAGCGCACCACCACCACGTTCTGCCGACGCGCGGCCGGGCCTTCGTGGCTGAAGTGATCGCGCAGGTAGACCAGGGGCAGCACCTCGCCGCGCAGGTCGAGGTAGCCTTGCTCGCGGCTGGCGAGCCCATCGTCTTCGCTCAGCTCGATACATTCCTGGACCATGTCCAGCGGAATCACATAGGTCGACTGACCGATGCCCACCAGGAAGCCATTGATGATCGCCAGGGTCAGCGGCAGGCGGATGCGCACCACGGTGCCCTTGCCGGGCTGGCTGTCCAGGTCGACGGTGCCGCGCAGCAGGGTGATGTTGCGCTTGACCACGTCCATGCCCACGCCACGCCCCGAAAGGTTGGTCACGGCCTGGGCGGTGGAAAAGCCGGGTTCGAAAATCAGGTTGTAGATTTCCTGGTCGGTGGGGCTGGCACCTGGCTGCACCAGGCCACGCTCCTGGGCTTTTTCCAGGATCCGGTCACGGTTCAGGCCGGCCCCGTCGTCGGCGATTTCCAGCACGATGCTGCCGGAGTCGTGATACGCGTTGAGGTGCAAGTGCCCCTTGACCGATTTGCCGGCCGCCAGCCGGGCCTCGGCGGTTTCTATGCCGTGGTCCATGGCGTTGCGCAGCAGGTGCATGAGCGGGTCGCCGATTTTTTCCACCACGGTCTTGTCCAGCTCGGTCTCCGCGCCGCTGATGATCAGGTCGATGTCCTTGCCCAGTTCCTGGCTGACATCACGCACCACCCGACGGAAGCGGTTGAAGGTTTCGCCAATGGGGATCATGCGCAGGCGCAGGGCGCCGTCGAGGATTTCTTCCACCAGCCCGGAGACAGACGAGGTGGCTTCCTGCAACGGGTCGTTGTGGCAGGTGCGGGCCAGCAGGCTGGCGCCGGCGCTGGCGATGACCAGTTCGCCCACCAGGTTGATCAACTCGTCGAGCTTGTCGGCGTTGACCCGTACGTAGGTGCCGTCCTTGGCCTTGCTGTCGCTGGTCACCGCTTGTTTGTCGGTGGCGATCTGGGCGGGCATGCGCGGCGTCTTGCGCTGGTCGGACAGCAACTCGCCAGTGGCGACCAACGCGGTGGTTTCTTCGGCCGGTTCCGGTGATGTGGTCACCAGGCCGGTGTTGGCCAGGGGCGCGATGTCGTCATCCTGGGCAACGATCTCGATCTCGCAGTCTTCCCGGACGAAATCGAACACTTCGTTGATCGCCCCGTGGCTGGCGGCCGAGCGAAACGCGATGTCGAAGCCCAGGTAGCAGGACTCCGCGTCCCAGGCATCGGCGGCGGGCAGGGCGTCGGTCAGGGTGGTGAGGTCGACGATTTCACCCAGGGTTTGCAGGTAGCGCAGGAACGACAGCGGGTCCATGCCATTGCGGAACACGTCCTGGCCGAAGCGCAGGGAAAGGTGCCAGAGGCGCGTTTCGCCGGGCTCGCGGGTTTCGGTGTCCTGCGCAGGCGTTGGGGCCGCGGTCGGCGAGGGCGCCTGGTATTCCTGCAGGATCTGGCACAGCTCCACTTCCCGTTGCAGGGCCGGCGGCGGCAGTGCTCCGCCCTGGTTGGCGGCCACGTTGATCAGTTCCAGCATGTGGTCGCTGGACTTGAGCAACACCGCAATCAGGCCGGCGTCCACCTCGACGCTGCCGTTGCGCAGGCGGTCGAGCACGTCTTCGACGATGTGGGTAAAGCTGACGATGGGTTCCAGGCCAAACAGCCCGGCCGAACCCTTGATCGTGTGGGCCGCCCGGAAGATCGCACCGATGGCGTCATCGTCGCCGGGGTCGGTTTCCAGTTGCAGCAGCGACTCTTCCATCGCCTGCAACTGTTCCCGTGCCTCGACGATGAAGGTCTGTTGTGCCTGATCGAGATTGATGCTCACGCTCATTTCCTTTGTCGTGTCCGGCGTCCTAGGCAACCAGGTTGCACAGGGCAAGTGTCTCCGTGACGGCCTGGCTTTGGCCGGTCAGTGTCAGTTGGGTCCCGGCCCGGGAGGCCTCGCGCTGCACCATCAGCAGCAGTTGCAGGCCAGCACCGTCCATCTCGGTGATCTGCGACAGATCGAGGGCCATTCGCGGCGTTGCCCCCAGGTGCGGCAGCCACTGCGCGGCCAGCTCGGCCGCGGTGTAGATCGTCAGCTCGCCGTCGATGTGCACCTGGGCGGTGTCATCCTGTGCTTCGTAGTGCAACGGCATCGGAGCCTCCGGCTATCAAGGAAGGATCAGCTTGGATACCGCCGCCAGCATCTGCGCTGGCTGGAACGGCTTGACCACCCAGGCCTTGGCCCCGGCGGCCTGGCCTTCCTGTTTCTTCGATTCCTGGGATTCGGTGGTGAGCATGATGATCGGCGTGAACTTGTAGCTGGCCAGCTTCTTGACCTCCTTGACGAAGGTGATGCCGTCCATGTTGGGCATGTTCACGTCACTGATGATCAGGTGCACTTTCTGGCCGTTGAGCTTGCCCAGCGCGTCCTTGCCGTCGCTGGCTTCGATCACGTCATAGCCGGCACTTTTCAACGCGATGCCGACCACCTGCCGAACGCTCGCGGAGTCGTCGACAACCAATACACTTTTAGCCATGAGCGGCTCTCCTAAAAGAAGGTTATTTCCTGTGAAGTCTGTTGCGCGCTCGAGTCGCCGTGGTGATTGCGGCGCTGCTCGTCGGTGGCGTAAGTGGTTTCCATGCGCGCCAGCCATTGGCGGGCATCGATGGAGACGGCCTGGTCGGGCGACTGACTGGCCTGCTGCAGATGCACATGCAGGTCCTCTATGTTGTCGCGCACGTGGCTGAGGATCTGGCTGACCCGATCCTGGAATTGCAGGCTGACCAGCACCTCGGTGAGTTCATCGCGGATGCCGAAGCTTTCCCGTTGCAGCATGTCGGCCGAATCGGCCAGTCGGCCGGTGACACTCTTGAAGCGCTCCAGCACCTGCTGGATGCTTTGCTCGGAGGCACTGACCGAATGGCTGTCCTGGTCCGCGCCGCTGGAGGCGGCATGCACCAGTTGGGTGATGGCGGTGTTGATGATGTCGACCTTGGCCGACATCTGCTGGCCGGTCTCGCTGGACTTGCTCGAGAGGCTGCGCACGGCGTCGGCCACCACCGCAAACCCACGCCCGGCCTCGCCGGCACGGGCGGCTTCGATGGCGGCGTTGAGGGCCAGCAGGTTGGTCTGTGCGGCAATCGCCGCGACGTCGGCGGCCATGGTCCGCAGCTCGCCGGTATAGGCCGTCAGGTTGCGCACCTGGGCCAGGGTTTCGTCGCGGCTGGCCTGGGTGGCCTTCAGGGAGTCGATGACCTTGACCAGTTCACCTTCGCTTTGGGCCAGCACCTGCACGGCGCCGCCACCGCTGCTGCCGGCCAGTTCACCGGCGGCCAATTGCGAGGCTTGCACGGTGTCTTCCAGGCGTGACGAAATGCCAGTGAAGCGGCTGGTCAGTGAGACGATCGCGGTCTCGGTCTGCTGCCGGGAGCTTTCGACCTGCTTGGCCCAGATCGGCATGGCACCGAGGATGACGTCGTTGAGTTGTGCGTTGGTTTTAAGGGCCAGGTGCTCGCTGCCTTGCAGGTCGTGGCGGGCCATGGCGGCGGCGAGGGCGCTGTCGAACTGCTGGCGTTGCGAACGCGCACCCCATACGCCAGCACCGACGCCCAAGACCACGATCGCCACACTCAAACCGATGTTTTGCCCACTCGTGCCATTGAGCGCCAGCACGCCAATGCTCGCGGCGATGGCCACCAGCACGGTGCTCCAGAGAATGCGTGGTTGTGATTGGGAAAGGGAATGACCGTGAGAGTACGACGTCATGGTTCGGTCCTTGAACAGTGTTGCTAACAGGTTATTTGCGAATAACTGGTTATCTGCAAGGCCGGTACGGTCTTGAGGACCAGTCGTCCGATTTCGACAAAAGTAATGGCACAGTGATATCTAAGAATAGACGAGATTGGGAGATTGTCGAGATGGCCTGACTTGTGGAAATCCCCTGGCGAGGGCGCTTGCCCCGCTGGGGCGTGGGGCGAGCCTGGTATTGGCACGCCACGAAAACGGACATCTTCTGAAACAGAATCCATGGATTGAGCTAAATTACCCCGCATCGGATTTTCGAACCTGCCATCAGAGTCCCCATGCCGACCCAGCCCCTCTGGAAAACCTATCTCCTGTTCCTGATCCCCATGGTCCTGTCCAACTTCCTGCAGTCCATGTCCGGCACGTTCAACAGCATCTACATCGGCCAGATGCTCGGCACCCAGGCATTGGCGTCGGTGTCGGGCATGTTTCCCATCGTGTTTTTCTTTATCGCTTTGGTGATCGGCCTGGGCGCGGGGGCGGGGGTGTTGATCGGGCAGGCCTACGGCGCCGGCGAAACCGGCACGGTGAAGGCGATTGCCGGTTCGACCTTGTTGCTGGGGGCGATCATTGGCCTGGTGGCGGCGGTGCTTGGCAGTGTCTTTGCGCGTCAGGCGTTGCAAGGGCTCGGCACGCCGGCCGATGTGTTGGAGGACGCCGTTTCCTATGCCCGGGTCATGCTGTGGATCCTGCCGATGTTGCTGGTATTCGTGCTGTTCACCCAACTGCTGCGCGGGGTGAGCGATACGGTGTCACCGATGTTGGCGCTGCTGGTGTCCACCAGTGTCGGGCTGCTGCTCACGCCAGCGTTGATTCGCGGCTGGCTGGGGTTGCCGCAGATGGGCATCCAGAGCGCGGCATGGGCGGGGCTGGCGGGGGACGACGTCGGCAATGCTGATGCTGGCGTGGCGCCTGAGTCGCCGCGAGCATGCCCTGGCGCCGGACCGTGCGTTGTTCGCGGCGATGCGCCTGGACAGGGACATCCTCGGCAAGGTGCTGCGCATCGGCCTGCCCACCGGGTTGCAGATGGTGGTGATCTCGTTGTCGGAGTTGGTGATCCTGGCGCTGGTCAATCGCCACGGCTCCCAGGCCACGGCGGCCTACGGCGCGGTGACGCAGATCGTCAACTACGTGCAGTTTCCGGCGCTGTCGATTGCCATCACCGCCTCGATCCTCGGCGCCCAGGCCATCGGTGCTGGCCGCCTGGAGCGCCTGGGGCCGATCCTGCGCACGGGGCTGGCATTCAACCTCTGGCTCACCGGTGGGCTGGTGCTCCTGGGCTATCTGTTGTCCCACTGGCTGCTGGGGCTGTTCATCACGGATCCGGCGGCGCGGGTCCAGGCCGAACACTTGCTGCATATCATGCTCTGGAGCTTGCTGGTGTTCGGTTTCCAGGCGATCGTCGGCGGCATCATGCGCGCCAGCGGCACGGTGCTGGTGCCGGTCGCCATCTCGATTTTCTGTATCGTCGCCGTGCAAGTGCCGGCCGCGTATCTGCTGGACGCGCACTTCGGGTTGCAAGGGGTGTGGATGGCGTTCCCGGTGGCTTACTTGAGCATGCTGTTGTTGCAGACGCTGTACTACAAGCGGGTCTGGCAGCATCAGCCGATCGAGCGGTTGGTGTAATCAACCCACCACCGGACCCTGTGGGAGCGAGCTTGCTCGCGATGGCGGTGGGTCAATCAATATCAATATTGGTTGACTTGACGCTATCGCGAGCAAGCTCGCTCCCACAAGGGTTCGGTGCCTGGCGATGTTACAGTGGCCGTCACCCGCCACGCCGCCACCGAGGATCCGATGCCTGCCAGTCTTACCACCCACATCGCCTACCGCGCCTTCCTGTTCGACATGGACGGCACCTTGCTCACCTCCATCGCCGCCGCCGAGCGGATCTGGACCCGCTGGGCCCTGCGCCACGGCGTGGATGTGGCGACGTTCCTGCCGACGATCCACGGCATGCGCGCCATCGACACCATCGCTCGCCAGCATCTGCCAGGGGTGGATGCCCAGGCCGAGGCCGAGCGGATCACCCGCGAGGAAATCGAAGACGTGGAAGGCGTGGAGCCAGTGAAGGGGGCGGCTGCGTTTCTGCATAGCCTGCCGCCAGAGCGATGGGCAATCGTCACCTCAGCGCCCATGGCATTGGCCTTGCGGCGTATGGAAGCGGCGGGAATCCCGCGCCCGGCAGTGATGGTCACCGCCGAGGATGTGAATGACGGCAAGCCCAACCCCGCCTGCTATCGCCTGGCGGCCGAACGCCTGCAGGTGACGCCCCGGGAGTGTCTGGTGTTTGAAGACGCCGAGGCCGGTATTCGGGCAGGCGAGGCCGCCGGGGCCGATGTGATGGTGGTGACGGCAACGCACACGCACCCCGTGGTCACCCTTCATCCGCAGATCAAGGATTACCTCGGGCTAGGCATTGAGGTGGATGAGGCTGGCCTGATGCGGCTGCTTCCGATTCTATGACCGCCGCAGAACACTTGTGGGAGCGAGCTTGCTCGCGATAGTGGTGGTTCAGCCTGCATCGATGCTGAATGTACCGGCGCCATCGCGAGCAAGCTCGCTCCCACAGTTTTTAAGTCGTTCACCGGCATTGCAGCCACCACAAATCCCCCTGTGGGAGCGAGCTTGCTCGCGATAGCGGTGGTTCAGCCTGCATCGATGCTGAATGTACCGGCGCCATTGCGAGCAAGCTCGCTCCCACATTGGATCTGTGGTGCTCTGCTAGGTCAGGTCACCACGCGATAGCACGGCACATACGCCGCGCCGCCCGGCAGTTTCATGCGATGTTGGGCGACGAAGGCCTGGAGCAGGCGGTCGAGGGGTTCCATGATGGCGGCGTCGCCGTGGATCTCGTAAGGGCCGTGCTCTTCGATCAGGCGGATGCCCTTGTCCTTGACGTTACCGGCCACGATCCCCGAGAACGCCCGGCGCAGGTTGGC of Pseudomonas fluorescens contains these proteins:
- a CDS encoding chemotaxis protein CheA, with protein sequence MSINLDQAQQTFIVEAREQLQAMEESLLQLETDPGDDDAIGAIFRAAHTIKGSAGLFGLEPIVSFTHIVEDVLDRLRNGSVEVDAGLIAVLLKSSDHMLELINVAANQGGALPPPALQREVELCQILQEYQAPSPTAAPTPAQDTETREPGETRLWHLSLRFGQDVFRNGMDPLSFLRYLQTLGEIVDLTTLTDALPAADAWDAESCYLGFDIAFRSAASHGAINEVFDFVREDCEIEIVAQDDDIAPLANTGLVTTSPEPAEETTALVATGELLSDQRKTPRMPAQIATDKQAVTSDSKAKDGTYVRVNADKLDELINLVGELVIASAGASLLARTCHNDPLQEATSSVSGLVEEILDGALRLRMIPIGETFNRFRRVVRDVSQELGKDIDLIISGAETELDKTVVEKIGDPLMHLLRNAMDHGIETAEARLAAGKSVKGHLHLNAYHDSGSIVLEIADDGAGLNRDRILEKAQERGLVQPGASPTDQEIYNLIFEPGFSTAQAVTNLSGRGVGMDVVKRNITLLRGTVDLDSQPGKGTVVRIRLPLTLAIINGFLVGIGQSTYVIPLDMVQECIELSEDDGLASREQGYLDLRGEVLPLVYLRDHFSHEGPAARRQNVVVVRYAELKAGLVVDDLLGEFQTVIKPLGKLFGALRGISGSTILGSGAVALILDVPALLTQIAQTENRYTPTQLQQANAR
- a CDS encoding STAS domain-containing protein, coding for MPLHYEAQDDTAQVHIDGELTIYTAAELAAQWLPHLGATPRMALDLSQITEMDGAGLQLLLMVQREASRAGTQLTLTGQSQAVTETLALCNLVA
- a CDS encoding response regulator, which translates into the protein MAKSVLVVDDSASVRQVVGIALKSAGYDVIEASDGKDALGKLNGQKVHLIISDVNMPNMDGITFVKEVKKLASYKFTPIIMLTTESQESKKQEGQAAGAKAWVVKPFQPAQMLAAVSKLILP
- a CDS encoding methyl-accepting chemotaxis protein, which produces MTSYSHGHSLSQSQPRILWSTVLVAIAASIGVLALNGTSGQNIGLSVAIVVLGVGAGVWGARSQRQQFDSALAAAMARHDLQGSEHLALKTNAQLNDVILGAMPIWAKQVESSRQQTETAIVSLTSRFTGISSRLEDTVQASQLAAGELAGSSGGGAVQVLAQSEGELVKVIDSLKATQASRDETLAQVRNLTAYTGELRTMAADVAAIAAQTNLLALNAAIEAARAGEAGRGFAVVADAVRSLSSKSSETGQQMSAKVDIINTAITQLVHAASSGADQDSHSVSASEQSIQQVLERFKSVTGRLADSADMLQRESFGIRDELTEVLVSLQFQDRVSQILSHVRDNIEDLHVHLQQASQSPDQAVSIDARQWLARMETTYATDEQRRNHHGDSSAQQTSQEITFF
- a CDS encoding HAD-IA family hydrolase — protein: MPASLTTHIAYRAFLFDMDGTLLTSIAAAERIWTRWALRHGVDVATFLPTIHGMRAIDTIARQHLPGVDAQAEAERITREEIEDVEGVEPVKGAAAFLHSLPPERWAIVTSAPMALALRRMEAAGIPRPAVMVTAEDVNDGKPNPACYRLAAERLQVTPRECLVFEDAEAGIRAGEAAGADVMVVTATHTHPVVTLHPQIKDYLGLGIEVDEAGLMRLLPIL